acctataactcaccaacatttttgttgacgtttaaagaatgtttattctcaggtgaatactaagagcttccgctgttacatactaaaataaggacaagatttggagtccatgtttgtatgatattgtgtaaaaactgcattcaagaaactgatttcgatgtaacatatttgtattgtaaaccattatgtaatggtcgtgtgtaaacaggatattttagattatcattatttgataatctacataaagctttttaaacctttatttatgaaataaaggttatggtttgttttaaaaatgaatgcagtctttgaaaaatgtctcatatagaggtcaaaacctcgcaacgaaatcaattaatatggaacgtttttaatcaataagaacgggacatttcacatgtaaACTACACAATTATGTTTTGCCATATCTATTTCTGTTGGTCTCCATATCCACCTTGATATGGAGAACAATCtaatttattttgtttaaatttttattGTGTTTTGTCTTTATGTTTTTTGTATTGAggtttttttattgttattgacCTCTTTTGATTATCATAATCCACtcccattataattaaaattagacTTTCCAAATTcctttataaaattaaatttagaAGGAAATTAAAGTTATAAATAGTGCATTTATTGGAGTGCATACGTGTTAACCTACCAAGTCGATTGAGTAGCCCCCAAAATCTACTTTAAACCCTTACTTGTCAGAAAGCAAGTTGCATTCTTCTGATCTACTTTCTTCTGCTACAAGACCTCTCAAGTATACCTAACACAAAAACCTCAACTTCATTTTCCATCCTTTTTAAACTTTTTTCAAATAATAGAAAAATGGATCAAGTTTCAAGGAATATTGTAGATGCTCTTCCTAAAGACATACTTGGTGAAATCTTGTCAAGAGTAGGTCAAGAATCATCGGCTCAGTTGTCGGTTGCGAGATTGGTTTGCAAAGCCTTTCGTAAGCAATCCAAACATTATTTAGTTTTTCGAAGGCTTTCCTTAGATATGTGGCCTATATTAGCTTGGGGTATTCCGGAAGAAGGTTTATCTTTTCCATCAGTGTATGATAAATAAAAACCCTAATGCGATTTTTCGCTTGGGTTTGTTAGGTTATTTTGATGGAGTATACGCTGACTTAGGGCTTCGTTATTTAGAAGAAGCTCCAAACTGCAAACTTAAAGAGGAACTTTATGTTTATGGTTTGATCATGTTTTCCTCTCACGATTTAGAGGAAAAAGATATCGGTTTAAAAATTCTTAATGCCACATTTCCACAATTGTCGGATTTGGTGATTTTTGTCAGAATGAATGTTTATGGTTTGTCACGGAAACTATGGATAAGGAACCTCCATCCTTTTTCTGACTTGGCAACCATGTGCCCTATATCCGGCCACAAAGGTTATTTCCCACATGTTCATGGCTTTGAACTCACCATACCAGACTGTATGTCGTGTTTTTGGGCTTATAAGTTAGGACTTTTTGTAAATTGATTTAGGTATAATTAGATTTGTGTTATTATTATGTGAAAAaacttttgttattttgtataaaagttactcatctaatattattataaatctcgATTATGATATTAGTATAAATGTTTCATTTTTCCTTCTTATTTTGTATCAATTTAACTCATGTAATGTTGATCTTATTAATAGtaccatctaaaataattaattgATAAATAATGTTGATCATATATAAACCATAATAACTTCTAAAATTGGACTATTATATATAAACGAGATATATAATATGTTTATAAAATTGGACCATATTTTGAGCCTTATTTCCTAAAATGGCTCTTAATAAATTATTATAAAATATTTTACAAgtaaattttagttttaattttattatcattttattggaCACGTGCTCACATACCATGTCAATTTATGTTTTAATTTTAGATTTGTGAAATCAGggatgcacggtcgactccacggctgaCCTTGGGTCGACCGCAGAAACCTTCTGTCCggtttttgatcgaaaaatgtttgaccacttccgggcatctataattcatgaaacctcttcaaacatgcttaggatagttgcctTCTTCATTTCCAAAggtgttttggtcactagaacactaatcttgattaatcaagcctaatgacaccttaatgacgattaagcctagattaaggataacacataagtgttataagaAAACATGTACACCTAAAATGTATCTAGGCATTCTTAGGATTATCACAAGGTCCCAAACAAGATTTTCTCTTTCCTTGTACATGGgttggatattaatgtatgcttatacattaatcttgtaaatgccactttgcaagtaaaacttacttgTCTTAGTTTAATGCTATGTTATGCTTAATTCTAAGACTATTTTAATGATCTCTTGCTAGtccttacatgaatattacttgactacttgttattATTACATGTGTATTACTTGACTATTTAACTAAGTGCTAAATGATATGtagtgatattgctcaaaatatacatatttatcttcacAATATCTCCCTACATTCATGGCATTTCGATACAAATTGTGATGATTAGTGAGCAgttttgtaacaccccagcttaacatgaccacaatattgtccgctttgcccgcaggcgcacggctttttcttggtgaccacacacgagaaacactttcccaggaggtcacccatcctggtagtgctctttcccgagcacgcttaaccacagcgtactcgcacttctactcagcctgtgatcctaaaacgcgttgtgtcatttaagcgtgagtattaccctataatcccatgatcactcatgttcgtgggcgatgtgggatttgcctagggtgttacattcacccccccttagggactcatcgtcctcgatgaggtttgccccaacacccccaacggcacataagtggctctgataccattctgtaacaccccagcttaacatgaccacaatattgttcgctttgcccgcaggcgcacggctttttcttggcgaccacacacgagaagcactttcccaggaggtcacccatcctggtagtgctcttgcccgagcacgcttaaccacagtgtactcgcacttctactcagcctgtgatcacaaaacgcgttgtgtcatttaagcgtgagtattaccttataatcccatgatcactcatgttcgtgggcgatgtgggatttgcctagggtgttacaagttTGTGGTATATGGTCATTTCGGGACAAAAGTGGTCCAAAAGATCATATTTATGCATGAGAAATCAACCATTAGGCTTAAGAAATGAATCAAGTGAATTTTTGGGGTTAAAAGGCCAAGTTTCAAGCAAGAACGGCGTTCCAAATGGCCAGAACGTCGTTCCACAACACTATAAAATGGGAAATCGAAGTCAGAAACTTTTCAGACTTTCTGGGCACTTTCAGGAACGTAGTTCCAATATTAGGAACGTCGTCGTTCCACCTTTCAGAACGTCGTTCCAGGCCTTATTCAGCCAAAAATTTAGCTCGACTATTTAAATGATTTTTGGGGATTTTGGTTGAGAGAGCTGCTTCCTTAGGCCGTTTTGGAGCCCTAAAAGAGTTCCAATCACGATTCCATGAAGATGAAGGCTAATTTCAAGCTCCAAACTCCATTTCCATGAAGATTGAAGCTCCATTTCCATCACCCATTCTCCATTTTAGTGTTTCTTCTCCATTTTGGTAGTAGCTTTTCTCCATTTAGTTGTATTGTTTAATACTTcttatttatttgattttatacctgtttatgcaatgattatagcttagattacttgtgttcacttgattTGTAAACTTAATGCTTGGATTTAGCCCTAATCtatgaattgggtgtttgaatGAGTTGATGATTATTGTGCTTGGTTGAAGATCCACTACTTTGATTGTTGAAAGCTTTACTTTCATTATATAAGTTTCCTAGCTTTTCTTAGAGATTTGATTAGTGAaacaatttgtacttcaacacattTGGTGATCTCGACAAACAAATTGGGGATTTCAAGGAATTGGGTTCTTGGTTTGGTTTGGTTTGGTTTTCAATTGGTTTTTATTCAACATGGtagtgtttgattatcttaagggATTTTGATAATTAACGAATTTTAAGGGATTTTAATCCAAAACCGATGTCTTACTGATTTCACTCAAAACATAGTTTGATCTTTTAAAATGAGTCTACGGGAGTTAATGAATTTCATTTGATTGAGGTTTTATGGAAGTTGACGAATGGAAATGAAACTATATGTTTAAACGTTATTGTGTAATGAATGAGTTGGGTAAACCATGGCAAAAAGTTGAATAATTAAGTGGACACGTTTTTATCTTATTTGTTAATCTCTTTTTGTTTAAGTTTAGCTTAATCAACACTTAATCAAAGCCCCCAATCAACTTAGGATAAATGCTAGTGTATTGAGATTCATGTGATTGCTCCTTGTAGAACGAACCTTGACTGAATACTTGCTAGTTCCTATAATGATCGGGCTATTGTTGTCCGGGCATTTGTGTTAATTAGTTAAGTGTTTTATTATTGTGTTTATATTATTAAAAGT
This window of the Rutidosis leptorrhynchoides isolate AG116_Rl617_1_P2 chromosome 7, CSIRO_AGI_Rlap_v1, whole genome shotgun sequence genome carries:
- the LOC139859773 gene encoding putative F-box protein At1g67623 — protein: MDQVSRNIVDALPKDILGEILSRVGQESSAQLSVARLVCKAFRKQSKHYLVFRRLSLDMWPILAWGYFDGVYADLGLRYLEEAPNCKLKEELYVYGLIMFSSHDLEEKDIGLKILNATFPQLSDLVIFVRMNVYGLSRKLWIRNLHPFSDLATMCPISGHKGYFPHVHGFELTIPDCMSCFWAYKLGLFVN